The Paramisgurnus dabryanus chromosome 1, PD_genome_1.1, whole genome shotgun sequence genome includes a window with the following:
- the arl4d gene encoding ADP-ribosylation factor-like protein 4D has protein sequence MGNQLTEIAPNTPFLPNFQSLHIVVIGLDSAGKTSLLYRLKLKEFVETIPTKGFNTEKIKLPVGNGRAMTFQVWDVGGHEKLRPLWKSYTRRTDGMVFVVDSAEAERMEEAKVELHKITRTSENQGVPVLVLANKQDLPVALGVSDVAKILAVHELSASTLHHVEGCSAVDGQGLQMGLEKLYEMILKRKKTVRNSKKKR, from the coding sequence ATGGGAAACCAGCTGACTGAGATTGCCCCAAACACACCGTTCCTGCCTAACTTCCAGTCACTCCACATTGTGGTCATCGGTCTGGACTCTGCCGGCAAAACCTCGCTTCTCTACAGACTGAAGCTTAAGGAATTTGTCGAAACTATCCCGACCAAGGGATTTAACACTGAGAAGATAAAGTTACCGGTCGGAAATGGCCGTGCCATGACTTTCCAAGTGTGGGACGTAGGCGGTCACGAAAAGCTTCGGCCGTTGTGGAAATCTTACACGCGGCGCACAGACGGCATGGTATTTGTCGTGGACTCAGCAGAGGCTGAACGCATGGAGGAGGCTAAGGTGGAATTGCACAAGATCACACGCACGTCAGAGAACCAGGGAGTGCCAGTGTTAGTATTGGCTAATAAACAGGACCTTCCAGTTGCACTGGGTGTTTCTGACGTGGCAAAAATTTTGGCTGTACATGAACTCAGCGCCTCCACCCTACACCACGTAGAGGGATGCAGTGCAGTCGATGGACAGGGGCTACAGATGGGTTTGGAAAAACTCTATGAAATGATCCTCAAAAGAAAGAAAACTGTGAGGAACAGCAAAAAGAAAAGATGA